The DNA region TGAACGGCGGCGGGCAGTCGCCTGGGCCAGCGGGGGTGACTGTCCGTCACCCCGAGAAGCAGTTGCTCCTCCCGCTCCAGCCGGAGGTCCACGGTGAAGGTGGGCGACTGCCCGAAGGTGTGCTGTACGGCGTTGGTCGCGAGCTCCGAGACGATGAGCTGGATGCTGTCGGCGAAGTCGGTGTCGGTGGCCAGGCCCCATTCGGTGAGCACCTTGGCCACGTACCTGCGGGCTGCCGAGACCGAGACCGGATCGCTCGGCAGAGTGAGGTGTGCTTCTTGATGGTCTGCCATGGCGAGCCGTCCCTTTCCCACCCGGACCGACCCGCGATCGGTCTGGGTTGCGCTTCGGGCCAGATTGCCATTGATGCTGCCCTCTGTGACGGCGATCCACCAAGATATGCATATATCTGTCGCTCAATGCGGTGAACCCTGCCACGCGAAACCGTCTGTGGGCGGCACACTGTCCGCTCGGCAGAAGAGGGAGGGAGGCCGTAGATGCAGCACGGCCCTGCGGTTCGACGCCGCAAGCTCGGGGAGGAACTCCGGAGTCTGCGCCATGTGTCGGGACTGACCAGTCGGGACGCGGCGCGGATGCTCGGGTGGCACCAGTCGAAGGTGAGCCGGATCGAGACCGGGGTGAGCGGGGTGCAACCCGCCGATGTGACCCGGCTGCTCGACGCGTACGGCGTGGACGACGCCCAGTTGCGGGATCTCCTGGCCACGCTGGCGGGTTCGGCGGGCGGTGGCGGCACCGGGTGGTGGCACGCCTATCGCGGTCTGATCCCGCCCCAGTACCGCGACTTCATCAGTCTGGAGTCCCAGGCGCGGACCGCGCGCACGCTGGAGACCTCGGTGGTGCCGGGGCTCCTGCAGACGGCCGATTACGCGCGGGCGGTGACCCGGGCGTCGCTGGACGGGCTGCCCGCCGGCCAGCTGGACTCACTGGTGGAGGTGCGGCTCGCCCGGCAGGGGGTGTTGCGGACGGATCCGCCGCTGCGGCTGAGCGCGGTGCTCGACGAGGCGGTGCTGCGGCGCGAGGTCGGCGGGTGCCGGGTGATGCGGGAGCAGTTGCGTCATCTGACTCGTGTGGCTCAACTTCCTCATGTGCAGCTCCAGTTGCTGCCGTTCTCGGTGGGTGGCTATGCCGGCCTCACCGGACCTTTCGTTATCTTCTCATTTCCGAGCACTTCTGATCTGGATGTGGTCGTTCTCGACCATTTGACGAGTAGCCTCTACCTGGAGCGGAAAGAAGACCTTGAGGCGTACAGCTCGGCCTTCCGCACGATGCAGGCACACGCGCTGTCGCCGGAGCACTCGTTGGACCTCATCGCCGCGATCGACCGCGACGGTCAGTGACCCCGGACCGCCCAAGGGGGCCTCATGTCGGATTGCCTCGCACAGCACGGCTTACGGTGGCGGCGCAGCAGCCGCAGCACGGGTATGAACAACTGTGTGGAGACCGCACCGTTCGGTGACGGGCGGCTGGCCGTGCGGGACTCCAAGGATGTGTCCAGGCCACCGCTGCGGTTCTCCGCGGCGGCCTGGAACTCGTTCGTCGCCGGCCTGCACCGGGTTCCGGTCAGCTGACGGGAGCAGTCCGCCGCACGACCGACACGGCGGTGGCGATCTGTTCCTCGGTCAGATCAGCTCGCGCCGTCAGCCTCAGCCGGGACACGCCGTCCGGCACCGACGGGGGCCGGAAGCACCCCACCACGATTCCGGCGGTGCGGCAGTCGGCCGCCCAGCGCACCGCCGCGTCCGCCGAGGGGGCACGCACCGAGACCACGGCCGCGTCCGGCCGCACGGCGGTCAGGCCGGCCGCGGTCAGCCGCTCGTACAGCGTCGTGGCGACGGCACGGGCCCTGCCGGCCCGCTCCGGCTCGCGGCGCAGCAGCCGCAGGCTCCTCAGTGCGGCGCCCGCCGCGGCCGGAGCGAGACCGGTGTCGAAGATGAACGTACGGGCCGTGTTGACGAGGTGTTCGATGACCCGGGCCGGTCCGAGGACCGCTCCGCCCTGGCTGCCCAGGGACTTGGAGAGGGTGAGCGTGGTGACGATTCCCTCGCCGCCCGCGAGACCGGCGGCGGCGAGCGCCCCACGGCCGCCGTCCCCCAGCACGCCCAGGCCGTGCGCGTCGTCGACGAGCAGCGCGGCGCCCTCGCTACGGCAGACGTCGGCCAGTTCGGGCAGCGGTGCCGCGTCGCCGTCGACCGAGAAGACCGAGTCGGTGACGGCCAGCGCCCGTCCCTCGTGCGACCGCAGAGCCTTGCGTACGGCGTCGGGATCGGCATGCGGAACGACGGCGGTCCCGGCGCGGGAGAGCCGGCAACCGTCCACGATCGAGGCATGGTTGCCCGCATCGGAGACGATCAGTGAGCCATGACCGGTGAGCGCCGTGACGGCCGCGAGATTGGCCGCGTAGCCGGATGACAGCACTAGGGCCGCTTCGAAGCCGCAGAATTCGGCCAGTTCGCTTTCGAGTTCTGCGTGCAGTGCGGTGGAGCCGGTGACAAGTCGCGATCCGGTCGCGCCCGCACCCCACGTGCGCGCGGCCTCGGCCGCGGCAGCGGTGATGTCGGGGTGCCGGGTCAGCCCCAGATAGTCGTTGCTCGCGAGGTCCAGAAGTCCGGGTGCGGCGGGCCTGGGGCGCAGAGTACGGACGAGTCCGGCGTCCGCGCGGCGGCGCGCCTCCTCGTCGATCCAGTCGAACGGGTCGAAGGGCATGAGCGGTCCCTTTTGTAGGCAGCTCACAGACTCTAACCGCGGGTGTAGCAGGTCATGGTGTGGCAATACACACACCATCGGCAGGCTCTGTTGTCCGGTTCCTCCTTGGCTGCGGGCCGTGCGGTAGGCCAGGATCTTCGCCATGGACCTCCTGAACACGCTGGTGGACAAGGGGCTGCGGCGCAAGCTGCCGACCCGCGAAGAAGCCCTCGCCGTACTGGCGACCTCCAACGACGATCTGCTCGAAGTGGTGGCCGCGGCCGGAAAGGTGCGCCGTCAGTGGTTCGGGCGGCGCGTGAAACTGAACTATCTGGTCAATCTCAAGTCCGGTCTCTGCCCCGAGGACTGCTCGTACTGCTCGCAGCGGCTCGGCTCGAAGGCCGAGATCCTCAAGTACACCTGGCTGAAACCGGACGAGGCGTCGAAGGCCGCCGCCGCCGGGGTGGCGGGCGGGGCCAAGCGCGTGTGTCTGGTGGCGAGCGGCCGCGGTCCGACGGACCGCGATGTCGACCGGGTGTCGGAGACCATCGAGGCGATCAAGGAACAGAACGAGGGCGTGGAGGTGTGTGCCTGCCTCGGGCTGCTCTCCGACGGGCAGGCCGACCGGCTGCGGTCGGCGGGCGCCGACGCGTACAACCACAACCTGAACACGTCCGAGGGGACGTACGGGGAGATCACCACCACCCACACCTATGCGGATCGGGTGGAGACCGTGCACCAGGCGCAGGCCGCCGGGCTCTCGGCGTGTTCCGGACTGATCGCCGGGATGGGCGAGAGCGACGCCGACCTCGTCGATGTCGTCTTCTCGCTGCGCGAACTGGACCCGGACTCGGTGCCGGTGAACTTCCTGATCCCGTTCGAGGGAACTCCGCTGGCCAAGGAGTGGAACCTCACTCCACAGCGTTGTCTGCGCATTCTGGCGATGGTCCGGTTCGTCTGCCCGGATGTGGAGGTACGGCTCGCGGGCGGACGCGAGGTGCATCTGCGCTCGATGCAGCCGCTGGCCCTGCACCTGGTCAACTCGATCTTCCTGGGCGACTACCTCACCAGCGAGGGGCAGGCGGGTCAGGCGGACCTGGACATGATCGCGGACGCCGGTTTCGAGGTGGAGGGAGCGGGCACGACGACGCTGCCCGGGCACCGGGCGCAGCCGGGTGGCGGATGCGGTGCGCACGACGGCGGATGCGCCCCCTGCGGTGACGCGCCCGGGGAGGCCGCGGCCGAGTCCCAGGACACGCCGGCCGCACGCACGGACCTGGTGGCGGTCCGCCGTCGCGGCGCGGGAACGGATCTCGCCCCCAATGCCTGAAGCCCTCTCCCCGGCCGAACTGCGGTCCCTGGACCGGGCCCACGTCTGGCATCCGTACGGCCCGATGCCGGGGCGTCAGGAGCCGCTGGTCGTGGAGTCCGCGTCCGGGGTGCGGCTGAGGCTGGCAGAACCGGCCCACGGGCAGTCCGAGTTGGTCGACGGCATGTCGTCCTGGTGGTCGGCGGTGCACGGCTACAACCATCCGGTGCTCAACGAGGCGGCCCGTGGTCAGCTGGGCCGGATGAGCCATGTGATGTTCGGTGGGCTCACCCACGAGCCCGCCGTGCGGCTGGCCACCCGGCTGGTCGAGATCACCCCGGAGCCGCTGCGGCACGTCTTCCTCTCCGACTCGGGGTCGGTCTCCGTCGAGGTCGCGGTCAAGATGTGTCTGCAGTACTGGCGCTCGGCCGGGCGGCCCGCCAAGCAGCGGCTGCTGACCTGGCGCGGCGGCTATCACGGGGACACCTGGCAGCCGATGTCGGTGTGCGACCCCGAAGGCGGCATGCACGAGCTGTGGTCGGGGGTCCTGCCCCGGCAGATCTTCGCCGACGAGCCCCCGCCCGGTTTCGACGCGGAACCGGACGCCGCGTACGTACGGCATCTGCGGGAGCTGATCGCCGAGCACGCCGACCGGCTGGCCGCGGTGATCGTGGAGCCGGTGGTGCAGGGCGCGGGCGGGATGCGGTTCCACTCCCCCGCGTATCTGCGGGTGCTGCGCGAGGCGTGCGACGAGCACGATGTGCTGCTGGTGTTCGACGAGATCGCCACGGGCTTCGGCCGTACCGGGGAGCTGTTCGCCGCCGGGCATTCGGGGATCTCGCCCGATGTCATGTGCGTGGGCAAGGCGCTGACCGGCGGCTATCTGACGATGGCGGCGACGCTGTGTACCTCCCGGGTGGCAGAGGGCATCTCGCGCGGCGAGGTGCCGGTGCTCGCGCACGGACCGACGTTCATGGGCAACCCGCTCGCCTCCGCGGTGGCGTGCGCCTCCATCGATCTGCTGCTCGGCCAGGACTGGGAGCGGGAGGTGAAGCGGATCGGTACCGGGCTGCGGGAGGGGCTCGCCCCGGCGTCGGAGCTGCCCGGGGTGCGGGACGTACGGGTGCTGGGTGCGATCGGCGTCGTGCAGCTCGATCACGAGGTGGACATGGCGGCCGCGACCCGGGCGGCGGTACGGGAAGGGGTGTGGCTGCGGCCGTTCCGCGACCTCGTCTACACCATGCCGCCGTATGTGACCGGTGACGAGGACGTGGCACGGATCTGCCGCGCCGTGTGCGCGGCAGCGCGAGAGGGATGAGATGACGGTTCTGGTAGTGACGGGGACGGGCACGGAGATCGGCAAGACGGTCGTGACGGCGGCCGTGGCGGCGGCGTGCCGGGACCGCGGCGTCGCGGTGCTCAAGCCTGCGCAGACGGGGCTGGCCCCCGGAGAGCCCGGTGATGCCGCGGAGGTGGCACGGCTGGCGGGTGGTCATGTCACCGCGGTCGAGCTGGCCCGTTTCCCCGAACCGTTGGCGCCTGCCACGGCCGCCCGCAGGGCGGGTCTCCCGCCGGTACGGCCGTACGAAATCGCCGACGCGGCGGAGAAACTGGCGACCGCGCACGATCTGGTGCTGATCGAGGGTGCGGGCGGTCTGCTCGTACGGTTCGACGACGACGGCTCGACCCTCGCCGACGCCGCCCGGCTGCTGGCCGCCCCGGTGCTGGTCGTGACGCCCGCCGGTCTGGGCACGCTCAACACCACCGCGCTGACCTCGGAGGCGCTGCGGACCCGGGGGCTGGAGTGTCTCGGAGTGGTGGTGGGCAGCATGCCTGCCGAGCCGGACCTCGCGGCGCGCTGCAATCTGGTGGACCTGCCCGTGGTGGCGGGCGCCCCGCTGCTGGGTGCGGTGCCGGCCGGTGCGGGAACACTGGAGCCCACCGACTTCCGTGCCCGGGCCCGGAGTTGGCTCGCGGCGGAGCTGGGCGGGAATCGGCCCGCCGACTGAGCGTCTGAGCCGCTCAGGACGGGGGAGAATCCAAGTAGCGTGCTTTCTGCCCGAGCGCCCGGACGAGGAGGTCCGTCATGCGTCTGCGCAGCACGAGAATCCCGGATGACGCGGTGCACCACCCCGTCTTCGCCCGGTTCTACGCCCGGATGAGCGTGGCCGCGGAGACCAAGGCCGGACTGGGCGCGGTGCGCTCGGAGCTGCTGGCGGGCCTGTCGGGCCGGGTCATCGAGATAGGTGCGGGCAATGGCCTGAACTTCGCGCACTACCCGCCCGCGGTGTCGGAGGTGGTGGCCATCGAACCCGAGCGCAGCCTGCGGCAGTTGGCGGTGCGGTCGGCGCTGCGTGCCGGAATCCCGGTGGATGTGGTGCCGGGTGCGGCGGAGGCGCTGCCGGTGAAGAACGAGGCGTTCGACGGGGCCGTCGCCTCGCTGGTGCTGTGCACGGTACGGAATGTGGAGCGTTCGCTCGCGGAGATCGTGCGGGTGCTGCGGCCCGGGGGTGAGCTGCGGTTCTTCGAGCATGTGCGGGCCGACGACCGGGCCATGGCGGCAACGCAGCGGGCACTGGACCGTACGATCTGGCCGCTGGTCACGGGCGGGTGTCATACGGCGCGCGACACCCTGGCCGCCATCGAGAGGGCCGGATTCGTGGTGGAGACCTACCGCCGGGTCAGGATGCCGGAGTGGGGGGTCCGGCTGCCCACGTCGGCATGCGTGCTGGGGGTGGCGAGGCGGCCGGCCGTGCTGGACTGACGCCTCGGCCCTGCCTCGCGTGCCGGGGCCGTCACAGACTCCACTGGCGGAGCTCGTCGGCGATGGCCCGGACGTCTGCCTTGCCCTCCTTCACCAGCCGGGCCAAGTCGCGCACCTGCTCGGGCGAGGTGGTGACCTTGAGTCCGGAGGCGACGAGATATCCGTACGCGACGGCCGAGGAGAACATCGCGTTGGAGTGTTCGAGCGCGGGGACATGGAGCAGCAACTGCAGGAGGGCAGCGGCCCGGGAATGCGGGTCGCTGTAGACGGGGCTGCCGAAGATCTCGGCCTCATGACGGGCCACGGCAGCCACGAGCGCACCCCAGTCGACCACCTGCGGATCGCCGGGGGTCTTGTGCTCGGCCACCATGAGCAGCCAGGAAAGGTCGATCTGGAGGTTCAACGCGTGCCTTTGCGCTCCGGGCCGAACTCCTCGGCGAACACCGACTCGTACTGCTTCATGAAGTCGGCCGCGGCTTCGACGAAGGTGTGTCCGACCTCGCCGGCATCCTGCCTCACGAGCTCCTCTATGTAGCGGTTCACGCTCATCCCCCTCTGCAGCGCGCGCTGTCGCGCGGCCTCGGCGGTGGCCTCGTCCACTCTCACGTTCAGCTGAGTCTTGGGCACGGCAACACGCTAGCGCGCGTGCGCTAGCACCGGCAAGAGGAGTCCACCGGCGCCGGGTGCACGGTTCGCCGCGCACGGAACGCCCCGTCGAAGCCCTCGAAATGGCCCTGTGGATGTGATGCCACCCATAGGGGCCACGTCACATCCTAGGCCGGATAGTAGAAATATAGGGCCGCCCGAACGACATAGAAACGGCCCAGAGCGTCTCATTTCGGACATTGCTCCGTATTCGGGTAGTACGTCACATCATTGACCCCCGCCCCGGCCACCGCTAACCATGGCTCTCGTTGCGGGACACCGCGACCGGCCCGGACGGACCCCCGCCGGACCACGCAGGGCCCCGCCCCGCACGCCGCCACCCACACCGGACGGCACACCC from Streptomyces sp. NBC_01591 includes:
- a CDS encoding ATP-binding protein: MADHQEAHLTLPSDPVSVSAARRYVAKVLTEWGLATDTDFADSIQLIVSELATNAVQHTFGQSPTFTVDLRLEREEQLLLGVTDSHPRWPRRLPAAVQQDNGRGMVIIRCLAKECGGRLTVTPTADGGKTVWIALPWSIPVQS
- a CDS encoding helix-turn-helix domain-containing protein produces the protein MQHGPAVRRRKLGEELRSLRHVSGLTSRDAARMLGWHQSKVSRIETGVSGVQPADVTRLLDAYGVDDAQLRDLLATLAGSAGGGGTGWWHAYRGLIPPQYRDFISLESQARTARTLETSVVPGLLQTADYARAVTRASLDGLPAGQLDSLVEVRLARQGVLRTDPPLRLSAVLDEAVLRREVGGCRVMREQLRHLTRVAQLPHVQLQLLPFSVGGYAGLTGPFVIFSFPSTSDLDVVVLDHLTSSLYLERKEDLEAYSSAFRTMQAHALSPEHSLDLIAAIDRDGQ
- a CDS encoding DUF397 domain-containing protein, encoding MSDCLAQHGLRWRRSSRSTGMNNCVETAPFGDGRLAVRDSKDVSRPPLRFSAAAWNSFVAGLHRVPVS
- a CDS encoding 8-amino-7-oxononanoate synthase; this encodes MPFDPFDWIDEEARRRADAGLVRTLRPRPAAPGLLDLASNDYLGLTRHPDITAAAAEAARTWGAGATGSRLVTGSTALHAELESELAEFCGFEAALVLSSGYAANLAAVTALTGHGSLIVSDAGNHASIVDGCRLSRAGTAVVPHADPDAVRKALRSHEGRALAVTDSVFSVDGDAAPLPELADVCRSEGAALLVDDAHGLGVLGDGGRGALAAAGLAGGEGIVTTLTLSKSLGSQGGAVLGPARVIEHLVNTARTFIFDTGLAPAAAGAALRSLRLLRREPERAGRARAVATTLYERLTAAGLTAVRPDAAVVSVRAPSADAAVRWAADCRTAGIVVGCFRPPSVPDGVSRLRLTARADLTEEQIATAVSVVRRTAPVS
- the bioB gene encoding biotin synthase BioB, with the translated sequence MDLLNTLVDKGLRRKLPTREEALAVLATSNDDLLEVVAAAGKVRRQWFGRRVKLNYLVNLKSGLCPEDCSYCSQRLGSKAEILKYTWLKPDEASKAAAAGVAGGAKRVCLVASGRGPTDRDVDRVSETIEAIKEQNEGVEVCACLGLLSDGQADRLRSAGADAYNHNLNTSEGTYGEITTTHTYADRVETVHQAQAAGLSACSGLIAGMGESDADLVDVVFSLRELDPDSVPVNFLIPFEGTPLAKEWNLTPQRCLRILAMVRFVCPDVEVRLAGGREVHLRSMQPLALHLVNSIFLGDYLTSEGQAGQADLDMIADAGFEVEGAGTTTLPGHRAQPGGGCGAHDGGCAPCGDAPGEAAAESQDTPAARTDLVAVRRRGAGTDLAPNA
- a CDS encoding adenosylmethionine--8-amino-7-oxononanoate transaminase, producing MPEALSPAELRSLDRAHVWHPYGPMPGRQEPLVVESASGVRLRLAEPAHGQSELVDGMSSWWSAVHGYNHPVLNEAARGQLGRMSHVMFGGLTHEPAVRLATRLVEITPEPLRHVFLSDSGSVSVEVAVKMCLQYWRSAGRPAKQRLLTWRGGYHGDTWQPMSVCDPEGGMHELWSGVLPRQIFADEPPPGFDAEPDAAYVRHLRELIAEHADRLAAVIVEPVVQGAGGMRFHSPAYLRVLREACDEHDVLLVFDEIATGFGRTGELFAAGHSGISPDVMCVGKALTGGYLTMAATLCTSRVAEGISRGEVPVLAHGPTFMGNPLASAVACASIDLLLGQDWEREVKRIGTGLREGLAPASELPGVRDVRVLGAIGVVQLDHEVDMAAATRAAVREGVWLRPFRDLVYTMPPYVTGDEDVARICRAVCAAAREG
- the bioD gene encoding dethiobiotin synthase → MTVLVVTGTGTEIGKTVVTAAVAAACRDRGVAVLKPAQTGLAPGEPGDAAEVARLAGGHVTAVELARFPEPLAPATAARRAGLPPVRPYEIADAAEKLATAHDLVLIEGAGGLLVRFDDDGSTLADAARLLAAPVLVVTPAGLGTLNTTALTSEALRTRGLECLGVVVGSMPAEPDLAARCNLVDLPVVAGAPLLGAVPAGAGTLEPTDFRARARSWLAAELGGNRPAD
- a CDS encoding class I SAM-dependent methyltransferase, whose protein sequence is MRLRSTRIPDDAVHHPVFARFYARMSVAAETKAGLGAVRSELLAGLSGRVIEIGAGNGLNFAHYPPAVSEVVAIEPERSLRQLAVRSALRAGIPVDVVPGAAEALPVKNEAFDGAVASLVLCTVRNVERSLAEIVRVLRPGGELRFFEHVRADDRAMAATQRALDRTIWPLVTGGCHTARDTLAAIERAGFVVETYRRVRMPEWGVRLPTSACVLGVARRPAVLD
- a CDS encoding fic family toxin-antitoxin system, toxin component yields the protein MNLQIDLSWLLMVAEHKTPGDPQVVDWGALVAAVARHEAEIFGSPVYSDPHSRAAALLQLLLHVPALEHSNAMFSSAVAYGYLVASGLKVTTSPEQVRDLARLVKEGKADVRAIADELRQWSL
- a CDS encoding antitoxin, whose amino-acid sequence is MPKTQLNVRVDEATAEAARQRALQRGMSVNRYIEELVRQDAGEVGHTFVEAAADFMKQYESVFAEEFGPERKGTR